A window from Kiritimatiellia bacterium encodes these proteins:
- a CDS encoding HAD-IA family hydrolase translates to PGLLDFIAIKRAIGCPDNSTILEFIVGLSSEKEQKKARAVLAAHERKAAEMAEPNEAAEETLLYLKRRKLKLGILTRNSLDSVKTALKSFRRVRLEDFSVVITREHDLKLKPHPDGVLAAGRMFGAAPDEMMMVGDYIYDIQAGRKAGALTVFLESAHTAKWPEPPADFTVRRLDELRGIFFDRHKGTKAEGTK, encoded by the coding sequence CCGGGCTTGCTTGATTTCATCGCGATCAAGCGGGCGATCGGGTGCCCCGATAATTCAACGATTCTTGAATTCATCGTCGGGCTTTCATCGGAAAAGGAACAGAAAAAAGCGCGTGCCGTGCTTGCCGCGCACGAAAGAAAAGCCGCCGAAATGGCGGAACCGAACGAGGCCGCCGAAGAAACATTGCTTTACCTCAAACGCCGTAAACTGAAACTGGGCATTCTGACCCGCAACAGCCTTGACTCGGTCAAAACCGCCCTGAAAAGTTTCCGCCGCGTGCGGCTTGAGGATTTTTCCGTTGTCATCACCCGCGAGCACGATTTGAAGCTGAAACCGCACCCGGACGGAGTGCTTGCCGCCGGCCGCATGTTCGGCGCCGCGCCGGATGAAATGATGATGGTCGGCGATTATATTTATGACATTCAGGCCGGCCGGAAGGCCGGGGCCCTGACCGTTTTCCTGGAAAGCGCCCATACCGCCAAATGGCCGGAACCGCCCGCCGATTTCACGGTCCGGCGGCTGGATGAATTGCGGGGGATTTTCTTTGATAGGCACAAAGGGACAAAAGCAGAAGGCACAAAGTGA
- a CDS encoding ABC transporter ATP-binding protein: MIKRDEILLAVNGLKVYFRTRHEPIRAVDGVSFNVTDGETAAIVGESGSGKTITALALARLLPAPGYFAGGEIFFAGRNIGRLDQAGLRKLRGAEMSYVFQDPSSSLNPVFTVGYQIAEALRLHRRGLDVREEAQRLLDMVGIADARHRLRSYPHELSGGMQQRVMIAMALACRPKLLVADEPTTALDVTVQAQILDLLARLQKELGMAVLLITHNLGIVAGLARRVNVMYAGRIIERGLTAELLREPKHPYTRGLLSAVPRLRAAVKRMPGIPGTVPDPSALPTGCKFHPRCPLAGEICRQNEPEEENVSETHAVKCHYWK; this comes from the coding sequence GTGATAAAAAGGGACGAAATATTATTGGCGGTCAACGGATTGAAGGTTTATTTCCGCACGCGCCATGAGCCGATTCGCGCCGTGGATGGCGTCAGTTTCAATGTAACCGACGGCGAAACCGCGGCGATCGTCGGCGAAAGCGGCAGCGGTAAAACCATAACCGCGCTGGCGCTGGCGCGCCTGCTTCCCGCGCCGGGTTATTTTGCCGGGGGGGAAATATTTTTTGCCGGCCGAAACATCGGCCGCCTGGATCAGGCCGGACTGCGGAAACTGCGCGGAGCCGAGATGTCATACGTTTTTCAGGATCCTTCCAGTTCTTTGAACCCGGTCTTTACCGTCGGTTACCAGATTGCCGAGGCCCTGCGTTTGCACCGGCGCGGTTTGGATGTCCGCGAGGAGGCGCAACGCCTGCTGGATATGGTCGGCATTGCCGACGCGCGCCATCGCCTGCGTTCCTATCCGCATGAATTGAGCGGCGGCATGCAGCAGCGTGTCATGATTGCCATGGCGTTGGCCTGCCGCCCGAAACTGCTCGTGGCCGACGAGCCCACCACCGCGCTGGATGTTACAGTCCAGGCGCAGATTCTTGACCTGCTGGCGCGCCTGCAGAAAGAGCTGGGCATGGCGGTTCTGCTGATCACCCATAACCTCGGCATTGTCGCCGGACTGGCGCGGCGCGTGAACGTCATGTATGCCGGCCGTATTATTGAACGGGGGCTGACGGCAGAGCTGTTGCGGGAACCCAAACATCCCTACACGCGCGGCTTGCTTTCGGCGGTGCCGCGCCTGCGCGCCGCCGTGAAACGGATGCCGGGCATTCCCGGAACGGTGCCCGACCCGTCCGCGCTTCCCACGGGCTGCAAATTTCATCCCCGTTGTCCGCTGGCCGGGGAAATCTGCCGGCAAAACGAGCCGGAGGAGGAAAATGTTTCGGAAACACACGCCGTAAAATGTCATTACTGGAAATAA
- a CDS encoding ABC transporter ATP-binding protein: MSLLEINNLSVEFSLGRGRKLRALDNVSLAVKKGESVGLVGESGCGKSTLAAAVLRLVPAAGGAVWYGGADALKLCGRELFAYRRKMQMVFQDPYGSLNPRLSVGAALAECLAVHGICPPAERRERVGELLRTVGLQGKHAARYPHEFSGGQRQRIGIARALAVNPEFIIADEPVSALDVSIQAQILNLLKDLREEKKFSFLFIAHDLAVVRYMCARVYVMYRGRIMEAGVTEEVYARPAHPYTRALLEAVPDIDRALAGSGQGSGRPAPEGEMPPLSTRSGGCPFCPRCPLAGRICTEKPPEMKKSGKSHFSRCHFAG; this comes from the coding sequence ATGTCATTACTGGAAATAAATAATCTGTCGGTGGAATTTTCCCTTGGCCGCGGCCGGAAGCTCCGGGCGCTGGACAATGTTTCGCTGGCAGTGAAAAAGGGCGAGAGCGTCGGGCTGGTCGGCGAGAGCGGCTGCGGGAAGAGCACGCTGGCCGCGGCCGTCCTGCGCCTCGTGCCGGCCGCGGGCGGGGCGGTCTGGTATGGCGGCGCAGACGCGCTGAAATTGTGCGGCCGGGAGCTTTTCGCCTATCGCCGCAAGATGCAGATGGTTTTTCAGGATCCGTACGGGTCGCTCAATCCTCGTCTTTCGGTCGGCGCGGCTTTGGCGGAATGCCTGGCCGTGCACGGCATCTGCCCGCCCGCGGAGCGGCGGGAGCGGGTGGGGGAGCTTCTGCGGACGGTGGGTTTACAGGGCAAACACGCCGCCCGTTACCCGCATGAATTCAGCGGCGGCCAGCGCCAGCGCATCGGCATTGCCCGGGCGCTGGCCGTCAATCCCGAATTCATCATCGCCGACGAGCCGGTTTCGGCGCTGGATGTCTCCATCCAGGCCCAGATCCTGAACCTGCTGAAGGATCTGCGGGAAGAAAAAAAATTCTCGTTTCTTTTTATCGCCCATGATCTCGCCGTGGTGCGCTACATGTGCGCGCGCGTTTACGTGATGTACCGCGGCCGGATAATGGAAGCGGGCGTGACGGAGGAAGTCTATGCCCGTCCCGCCCATCCTTATACGCGCGCCCTGCTTGAGGCGGTTCCCGATATAGACCGTGCCCTGGCCGGGTCCGGACAGGGTTCCGGACGGCCGGCGCCTGAAGGGGAAATGCCGCCGTTGTCAACGCGCTCCGGCGGCTGTCCTTTTTGCCCGCGCTGTCCGCTGGCTGGCCGGATTTGCACGGAAAAACCGCCGGAGATGAAAAAATCCGGTAAAAGCCACTTCAGCCGCTGTCATTTTGCGGGGTAA
- a CDS encoding type II toxin-antitoxin system VapB family antitoxin, translating to MATNLQLDNRLIRQAVKLGGHRTKKAAVNQALTNYIHHLRQGKILALFGGVDIDPGYDYKRQRARG from the coding sequence ATGGCAACGAATTTACAACTTGATAACCGGTTAATTCGGCAGGCGGTAAAACTTGGCGGTCACAGGACGAAAAAGGCGGCCGTAAATCAAGCATTAACAAACTATATCCATCATCTGCGACAGGGAAAAATTCTTGCTCTGTTTGGCGGAGTGGATATTGACCCTGGCTATGACTATAAACGGCAAAGGGCAAGGGGATGA
- a CDS encoding helix-turn-helix transcriptional regulator yields MKQTVQPLHINRMNVPVTPDEPIIAFCTKYLHPQKRLIYDMHFALELGIVLRGRMERRCRQRKEILKPGQIWLCGVWEPHGWAILETPCEVAVFVIRPAALMEMACPEAPHFDWLAPFIANIKDRPRIHDFLRRPVIALGKRMAAAVKAQNAQDAAKNPEIRERARLKLRVCLMETLLMLTEKWRPPSGNPRPSTLYDRINRVVELVFHQRRFITAAEAAKACGMAYDSFCEAFREVMGLNFGDFVMSNRMDGARNQLLATPDPIKKIAADWGFVDHSHFHHAFLRHYGCKPSVYRKQILGNNRRQNDSG; encoded by the coding sequence ATGAAACAAACTGTTCAGCCGTTGCATATCAACCGGATGAACGTGCCGGTTACCCCGGATGAGCCCATTATCGCCTTTTGCACAAAATATCTGCATCCCCAGAAACGCCTTATTTACGACATGCATTTCGCGCTGGAACTGGGCATTGTTTTGCGCGGCCGGATGGAACGGCGTTGCCGGCAGCGGAAAGAAATTCTGAAACCGGGCCAAATATGGCTGTGCGGGGTCTGGGAACCGCATGGCTGGGCCATCCTTGAGACGCCGTGCGAAGTGGCGGTTTTCGTCATCCGGCCGGCCGCGCTGATGGAAATGGCCTGTCCGGAAGCGCCGCATTTTGACTGGCTGGCGCCGTTCATCGCCAACATTAAAGACCGGCCGCGCATCCATGATTTCCTTCGGCGGCCGGTGATTGCCCTCGGGAAACGCATGGCGGCGGCGGTTAAAGCGCAAAACGCGCAGGACGCCGCGAAAAATCCGGAAATCAGGGAACGCGCAAGATTGAAACTGCGCGTCTGCCTCATGGAGACACTGCTGATGCTGACAGAGAAGTGGCGGCCGCCATCAGGCAATCCGCGCCCTTCCACGCTTTATGACCGGATCAATCGCGTCGTTGAGTTAGTGTTTCATCAACGCCGGTTTATCACGGCGGCTGAGGCGGCCAAAGCCTGCGGCATGGCTTACGATTCTTTCTGTGAGGCGTTTCGTGAAGTCATGGGCTTGAATTTTGGCGATTTTGTCATGAGCAACCGCATGGACGGCGCGCGCAATCAACTGCTGGCCACGCCGGATCCCATCAAGAAAATCGCCGCGGATTGGGGTTTTGTGGATCACAGCCACTTTCATCACGCGTTTTTGCGCCATTACGGATGCAAGCCATCCGTTTATAGAAAGCAAATTTTGGGCAATAATCGCCGGCAAAATGACAGCGGCTGA
- a CDS encoding PIG-L family deacetylase, which yields MAKKTLLVFGAHMDDCEIGAGGLICKALAKGHQVVLVVFCSDYSTWCSTKGREDEVKSRVMDKAKAMGVEKHLLGYGYQSIPNTLDTIRRVARIAVDVKPDVVLFHSRREREPGPADHAVVGEIVQYAIGTAATVLGGIRTSYAGEMYAYEVYPRSPFNPDTYIDIGDVIRPTVENIDYFGREIYGGHSAEMRSRICLGDQEEEVKLWHYGEVKLALSVYRGTQCGCRFAEAYESVYVSKLVGKKSQLEEMICS from the coding sequence ATGGCAAAAAAAACACTGCTGGTTTTCGGCGCGCACATGGATGATTGCGAGATCGGCGCCGGCGGATTGATTTGCAAGGCGCTGGCAAAGGGGCATCAGGTGGTTCTCGTGGTTTTCTGCAGTGATTACTCCACCTGGTGTTCCACCAAAGGCCGGGAAGATGAGGTCAAATCCAGGGTAATGGATAAGGCCAAGGCCATGGGAGTGGAAAAACATCTGCTTGGTTATGGATATCAATCAATCCCGAACACGCTGGATACAATCCGGCGAGTGGCGCGGATCGCCGTGGACGTCAAACCGGACGTGGTTCTTTTTCATAGCAGGCGGGAACGCGAGCCGGGGCCGGCGGATCATGCGGTCGTGGGAGAAATCGTTCAGTATGCCATTGGAACAGCCGCGACGGTTTTGGGCGGTATTCGCACGTCTTACGCCGGGGAGATGTATGCGTATGAGGTTTATCCGCGCTCGCCTTTTAATCCTGACACATATATTGATATCGGCGACGTTATCCGGCCGACGGTTGAAAATATTGATTATTTTGGACGCGAAATTTACGGAGGACATAGCGCCGAAATGCGGAGCCGCATATGCCTGGGCGATCAGGAAGAGGAAGTAAAACTCTGGCATTACGGCGAAGTCAAGCTGGCGCTTTCCGTCTACCGGGGTACGCAATGTGGTTGTAGATTTGCGGAAGCATATGAATCGGTCTATGTGTCCAAATTAGTCGGCAAGAAGAGTCAATTGGAGGAAATGATCTGTTCATGA